From the Penaeus vannamei isolate JL-2024 chromosome 20, ASM4276789v1, whole genome shotgun sequence genome, the window AACTAATCCATTTACAACCATAAGAAAAAATGTGGTGCTGATCACAAtgccttgtgggacaccttcaaattgagggaaagaggaagtagaagaggcaaATCTGACACAGAAGGtgcaaatagaaagaaacaaaattgcaaaaacacccatgtttccacatATGCCATGGGAAGATAGttattatatcttttttctaGATTGAAGAAGACCGCTAAAACTGAAACACGGCATGCAAATGCTGATGTGATTTGTGTTTCAAAACATGCAAGAGGATCAGCCAGTCATTCAAGGTACCACAGTAGTCAGATATTAAACTGCCTTTCTAGTACTTGCATAGCAAGATTCTCTGCCAAAATAGATCTTATGTGGaaggtcatgtctatggaaggtaatcttggcaatactgACATGAGCCTTACAGTGTCCTCTAtaaggaatagtgtagcactgtattGATACTGCATCATAGTCAGGAAGGCAGGCAAGTAGTTTATCTTCACAGTCTGATCAATCCTTGTCTTGGACAAGGCAATCTGCTGAGATGGTAACAGTTCTGGTACAAGTATTGAGGGAGGAGCAGGGTTGGGCAGGAATAGGTTTACCAGTGAGGGCAATCAGGGTAGACAGTGCTTGGGCTTGGGGCTCAGATGTAATTGTTATGAGACATGAATGATAAGGCTGTTAAAGGAGACTAACTACTGGTTTTTGGAAGCATTGTAGGAGCAGAGTATTGTCAAAGTAGTGGGCTGTAGGGGGGAATCATAAAAAaattgatcccacttggctgggctagAGTACTCCAAAGGGTTGTAGAGGTAAGAATTATAGAAGGgcaaggatgagagagagtgtgtggagtCATATAGTGTTGTAATGGGGAGAGCAATATGGAGGGATGATattgggagtggggaaggggtgtcTTATGATGGTTGAGTTATAACTTGGGTAGATAATTTAGGATTGGTCAAGTTGACAGCACGGAGGGGAGTGTAGTAGCAGTGGTCAGAGTGGTGATCGAAGGAGAATCAGGGGTCAGTAAACCTGAGGAGTTAGATTCTGGGAGACTAGTTGTTAAAAGGGCAAACCTCGGTGCCCCTAATATGGGTACATCTTCATTACTAGCCATGGTAAGCCTGAAATACTTGGGGAATATTAAAGGTCCATCCTTCAGGATCCCCTTGAGGTGTAAAGgtataccatgcccatggctccctgagGTCGTCCATGACTGGCACAAAGGCAGGCATTCTTACTCTCACACCATAGGAATAGAACAAGGGAAGGGGTTTGGGAaaggtaaggaaaaggaaaggagaagacccAAGGTAGGAGAGATCATCAGTATTTGGCCtcagtctcctaagccccccccccccccctccaaaaaaacacaagcaaaggattggggggcggggggcaagGGCAATGGTAGACAATTACACAAAAAAATCATCAATCAGACTGTATTTCACTTTGTAATAGCTAAATATATCTTGTTTTAAAAATACAGTTTACCTAACTTTTACTGTTATTCATCTACATGTGTAACAGGATAAGAAACAAACATTTTGTGGACCATGAATTTTATAAAGCTTCCATAAGGCAACCCAAATAAAGGAATCAAAGAATTATGGTATACAGGACAAACAATGTATACAAAGGAAAGTTGTTGATCTTGACAGCAATTATTCTGCTAaaaattaattttgttatttatcaAATGCAGTAAAGAAAGTATTGTTGAATTGTTTTCTTCATCACAAGTAGCTATTTACCCTGTACCTCATAACATAGAAAAACAGCCCTAATAACTTGGGAAGACTGTAGGACATCAGTTAAAAGTGTTCTGTCAGGCTTGGATCTTGGTAAAATATTCTTTGAGAAATCTTTGTCTTTAAGTCAATTAGTGTCttcatttatagtttttttttcaaatattataTGCTTCATTCTTAGGTGGAAGCAAAGGATTAGTGATTTTAGGCTGAAACATAGAGAACTTACTTGGGCAGAACTTTCTGTAATTTCATTCACCAAGAAAGCTTTTATTTCTCTAGCCAAGAGGTCTCAAGATAGCAAAAATTCATCTGTATAGAAAGGACTTAATTAAAGCATTGCAGAGATGAGTTCTGATACCAAGCCTGAGTATTTCTGTGAGCTGGCCTACGGCTACATATACCCAGGATGGTCACTAATTAAGGGAGCCTAATGATCTAATTTTGGTCCAACCCTGCATGGTGAGGCACTCAGATCCAAAGGTTTAATGTTTGTATAAGTATCTTTtagaatttcttaaaaaaaaaaaaaaaaaaaaaaaactatacatacatacatgtatatatatatatatatatatatatatatatatatatatatatatatatatatatatatatatttggaatcaTAATGTCAAGGTTTCCTTCCTACTTTTAGCTTCCAGTTCTGGACAGTAATTATCCCTTTGATCAGGGTGCTTCCCAGCCTTCACATGGTCCAAAAATTAggacattttcttgctttctttttcaattAATTCTCTAAAATGAGTGTACTGTGAGATATCAGATACAACCAGGTACATAATTACTTGTATAAATTACCTGATATTATCTACCACAAGTAAAACCAAAATTTCCCACTctttatttatgataacaaagagTTCCTTACCTttaacccctatgatccagaTGACATATAACAAAattttacttattgttatcattattgcactgaGTTAaagaatacatagatatatgatgtGGAGTCTGAGCAATGAAAACAGTCTATtaacatctggataaagcaaatcaaatgacaaatatagacatagaaaaaTGGCATAAACTCTAAAACACTTTTGCATAACTAAGAGGAGACATAGTCTTGTCACTTTCAGTATTCCTTTGTGCCTAGCCTACAAGTCGCACATCTGGCAGTGTCCACTTACATAAGCCTAATTCCCATATTTTGAGCCACACATTCTCAGTGAAGCATCAATGGGTTAACAGCTCatggaaaaaaggcaaaatttaaTTTATGAGTTTCATGAGGATGGAAAAAAATAAggcatttttttcaaatattgcTTTATTAAGCTCAGGGAAAaggagtaattaaaaaaaaaactctttttatGCTTGTATAATCTTTTCTTCCATTGATATCATTTGACATTATATTTGTCTTTCCATCACAACTAGCCATCATACTTTTTCCAATGGCCCACAGCCCTACCGATCATTTTGCAATTATTGCTATGCAAACAAAAGATACATTTTCTTGAAATAAATgctattttttaatgaaaaaaagaaagatgcaaaACTAATGCTCAAGAAACATTAGTCAAATTTCCATGGATTTGGAGTTACAGAATGCAAAAGTCTGATTGCTTGGTCATAGGCATCCATATCTGAAAAATGAGATCCTGGGTAAGAAAGAGTGCAGATTCATAAATgctaaacaataatcataaaaactgaAGTCaatgattgtatttatttatgcttcACTTTTTGGGAATAGCTTGTTACTGCCTAACAATTATTTCAAAGAAACACtttttctcctcaccctctcaaaATTGGACTTAAGTTAATTTACATATTGGCCCTAATTGCCTAATAAAAATCATGTAAGCAAATGTGTGTACACCATTTTTCTACGAGTAAATTGTTTAGCTACAAAGAAAATTACTAAATGTTCTCTTTAATTATGTCTACACTGAAATAAATGTCATAAACATGTCATAAATCACATTCCACTTTTACTTCAAAGGGTTTAGTAGAGTGTAAGTATTCACTGGGAAGTGCACTTCTGTTGCATATGAAACACGTACAGAAgaacattttcctctttttctactgAGATGGTGATCTTCATGTAATACTGAAATTTATTAAATGTTTTCCTAGAACAAAATCTCACATACTCACCAAAAGTGCTGGCATAGTCCATGGGAAAGGACACATAACTCTGGCACATAACTTGACGACCTTGACCAAAGCCATGGATTTCTATAAGACCTTCAAGGTTttcctgaaagaaaaaaaagtttttttcttttaatttttgtttattgtaatttctttgaggaagacagagacaaaaagagtcaaacagatatatgtgtataaagcTAAGGGTgctatatgaaaaaatatgaccCTTAGAAGTTATGAAGTAAGTTTTCAAATATAATCTCCTGCAACTTATATTAGCATTTTGATCTTACTTAAtgtgacaaacaaaaacacacaatgtACTTATTATCTTACCTGCAGAGGCTCTTGTAGCTTGACCTGGACTGACTGACCATCACTTGCCTTCACCATTAACAT encodes:
- the LOC113804775 gene encoding replication protein A 14 kDa subunit — encoded protein: MVSAADEPRMRVNGATLAQHNGRPVVLMGQVEKIDPSGSMLMVKASDGQSVQVKLQEPLQENLEGLIEIHGFGQGRQVMCQSYVSFPMDYASTFDMDAYDQAIRLLHSVTPNPWKFD